One window from the genome of Solea solea chromosome 13, fSolSol10.1, whole genome shotgun sequence encodes:
- the tyrobp gene encoding TYRO protein tyrosine kinase-binding protein yields the protein MPDALCISGSLFGSAVGQQECNSCYLISMGSVVAIVASDIILTIFITISVLCFAMFHKKRREWDSHDVGRRNLSSSVSKKTSTEVTESPYQELHGVQSDVYSELQHFRK from the exons ATGCCCGATGCTCTCTGTATTAGTGGTTCTTTGTTTG GTTCTGCAGTAGGACAGCAAG AATGTAATTCCTGTTACCTGATCAGCATGGGGTCTGTCGTGGCCATTGTTGCCTCGGACATCATCTTGaccatcttcatcaccatctCTGTGTTGTGCTTTGCAATGTTCCACAAGAAACGGAGAGAGTGGGATTCTCATGATG tGGGTAGAAGAAATCTGTCATCATCAGTGTCAAAGAAAACGTCAACAGAGGTCACAGAATCTCCCTACCAG GAATTACACGGAGTCCAGTCAGATGTGTACAGTGAGCTTCAGCACTttagaaaatga